One Chordicoccus furentiruminis DNA window includes the following coding sequences:
- a CDS encoding LacI family DNA-binding transcriptional regulator, whose translation MITIKEIAELTGVSTTTVSNVIHGKTHKVSKNTIDKVQQALKAGGYVQRQGLEALTSRHARLVMAVVHTTRRYVNTPVSDPFFGQVIGAIEEELRACGYYMLLYIDSDIDRIFETALSWNVSGIIAVTISYVNYQKLRSLSDCPVVGIDVHNDAPEGEPMHGLHVTLDDYAAAFALGRYLTGCGIRDVLTLAEGRVGSSFDRWQGMTDALSGIPGTNERVTAISPSGRLVMPDDPERRHLLLRAVLPLAGHDCALFCTSDQLAFFVLQFLSSNGIEVPQQLSLCGFDDSPYAEFSSPKLTTMRQDFPSKGQAAVRLLLDAIDHPSGEDRIVTLTATLVVRRSVRSVWQRT comes from the coding sequence TTGATCACCATCAAGGAAATCGCCGAGCTGACCGGTGTCAGTACCACAACCGTCTCGAATGTCATCCACGGCAAAACGCATAAAGTCTCAAAAAATACAATTGACAAGGTTCAGCAGGCCCTGAAGGCCGGAGGATACGTCCAGCGGCAGGGTCTCGAGGCCCTCACCAGCCGCCATGCGCGTCTCGTCATGGCCGTCGTTCACACGACGCGGCGCTATGTGAACACCCCGGTCTCGGATCCGTTCTTCGGCCAGGTCATCGGCGCCATCGAGGAAGAGCTGCGCGCCTGCGGCTACTACATGCTGCTCTACATCGACTCCGATATCGACCGGATTTTCGAGACGGCGCTCTCATGGAATGTGTCCGGCATCATCGCGGTCACGATCTCCTACGTCAACTACCAGAAGCTGCGCTCGCTCTCCGACTGCCCGGTGGTCGGAATCGACGTCCACAACGATGCGCCGGAAGGTGAGCCGATGCACGGCCTTCACGTGACGCTCGACGACTATGCCGCCGCTTTCGCGCTCGGCCGGTATCTCACCGGCTGCGGCATCCGGGACGTCCTGACTCTGGCGGAGGGCCGCGTCGGATCCAGCTTTGACCGCTGGCAGGGGATGACCGACGCGCTGTCCGGGATTCCCGGAACCAATGAGCGGGTCACGGCGATCAGCCCTTCCGGCCGTCTGGTCATGCCGGACGACCCGGAGCGCCGTCACCTCCTGCTCCGCGCGGTGCTTCCGCTGGCCGGCCACGACTGCGCCCTGTTCTGCACATCGGATCAGCTGGCCTTCTTCGTGCTGCAGTTTCTCTCCTCCAACGGAATCGAGGTGCCGCAGCAGCTGTCCCTCTGCGGTTTTGACGACAGCCCCTACGCGGAGTTCTCCTCTCCGAAGCTGACGACCATGCGTCAGGACTTTCCCTCCAAGGGTCAGGCGGCCGTCCGGCTGCTTCTCGATGCCATCGATCATCCGTCCGGCGAAGACCGTATCGTCACCCTGACCGCCACACTGGTCGTCCGCCGCAGCGTCCGCTCCGTGTGGCAGCGGACATAA
- a CDS encoding glycoside hydrolase family 13 protein has translation MKKAWWKESVVYQIYPRSFCDSNGDGIGDLNGITSKMDYLKKLGIDVIWLSPVYQSPNADNGYDISDYQAIMTEFGTMEDYDRMLKSAHEHGIRIVMDLVVNHTSDEHRWFVESRGSKNNPKRDFYIWRDPVDGHEPNNWGSCFSGPAWKFDEMTGQYYLHLFADKQPDLNWVNPEVRKAVFDMMTWWCEKGIDGFRMDVISLISKPDGMPDAPTHGGLYGDPNICANGPHVHEYLQEMRNTVLSKYDLMTVGETAGVTLDEAKKYANSEGTELNMVFQFEHVGLDDEASFKWSTKKMPLVPLKKNLSKWQNGLDGVAWNSLYFQNHDQPRIISRLGNDSDEFREVSAKCIATCLHMMQGTPYVYEGEELGMSNYPWTSVDEFNDLESINAFHELTEKAGWDPEKLFPMIAHKSRDNARTPMQWDDSVNAGFTTGTPWLRVNPNYTKVNAKEQVNREDSVFHYYRKLIELRHSSELIVYGHNELLLPEDPDLFVYRRYLEDGQELICVCNFSEHERSFELPEALKAGHVLIQNIEGHDVKDGLLAPYEAYVVEK, from the coding sequence ATGAAAAAGGCATGGTGGAAAGAAAGCGTGGTCTATCAGATCTATCCGCGTTCCTTCTGCGACAGCAACGGAGACGGGATCGGCGATCTGAACGGCATCACGTCGAAGATGGATTATCTGAAGAAGCTGGGCATCGATGTGATCTGGCTGAGCCCGGTCTATCAGTCTCCGAATGCGGACAACGGCTATGATATCAGCGATTATCAGGCGATCATGACCGAGTTCGGAACAATGGAGGATTACGACCGGATGCTCAAGTCCGCTCATGAGCACGGCATTCGCATCGTGATGGACCTTGTGGTGAACCATACCTCCGATGAGCACCGCTGGTTTGTCGAGAGCCGCGGCTCGAAGAACAACCCGAAGCGGGACTTCTATATCTGGCGCGATCCGGTTGACGGCCACGAGCCGAACAACTGGGGATCCTGCTTCTCCGGTCCGGCATGGAAATTTGACGAGATGACCGGTCAGTATTACCTGCATCTGTTCGCGGATAAGCAGCCGGATCTCAACTGGGTCAATCCGGAGGTGCGCAAGGCGGTCTTCGACATGATGACCTGGTGGTGCGAGAAGGGGATCGACGGCTTCCGTATGGATGTCATCTCGCTGATCTCGAAGCCGGACGGCATGCCCGACGCGCCGACTCACGGCGGTCTTTACGGCGATCCGAATATCTGCGCCAACGGGCCGCACGTCCATGAGTATCTCCAGGAGATGCGGAATACGGTCCTGTCGAAATATGATCTGATGACCGTCGGCGAGACCGCGGGCGTGACGCTCGACGAGGCGAAGAAGTACGCCAACAGCGAGGGAACCGAACTCAACATGGTCTTCCAGTTCGAGCATGTAGGGCTGGACGACGAGGCGTCCTTCAAGTGGTCGACGAAGAAAATGCCGCTGGTTCCGCTCAAGAAGAACCTCTCCAAGTGGCAGAACGGACTCGACGGCGTGGCGTGGAACAGCCTGTATTTCCAGAATCACGATCAGCCGCGTATCATCTCCCGTCTCGGGAACGACAGCGACGAGTTCCGTGAGGTTTCCGCGAAATGCATCGCAACCTGCCTTCATATGATGCAGGGAACGCCGTATGTCTACGAAGGCGAGGAGCTGGGCATGTCCAACTACCCGTGGACATCGGTGGATGAATTTAACGATCTCGAGTCGATCAACGCGTTCCATGAGCTGACGGAGAAGGCAGGCTGGGACCCGGAGAAGCTTTTCCCGATGATTGCCCACAAGAGCCGTGACAACGCGCGGACCCCGATGCAGTGGGACGACAGCGTCAACGCCGGGTTCACGACCGGTACGCCCTGGCTCCGCGTCAACCCGAACTACACGAAGGTGAACGCGAAGGAGCAGGTGAACCGGGAGGATTCCGTCTTCCATTATTACCGGAAGCTGATCGAGCTCCGCCATTCCAGCGAGCTGATCGTCTACGGCCACAATGAGCTGCTGCTGCCGGAGGATCCGGATCTCTTCGTCTACCGCCGGTATCTGGAGGACGGACAGGAACTGATCTGCGTCTGCAACTTCAGTGAGCATGAGCGCAGCTTTGAGCTTCCGGAGGCGCTGAAGGCGGGCCATGTGCTGATCCAGAACATCGAAGGGCACGATGTGAAGGACGGCCTTCTGGCGCCGTACGAAGCGTACGTCGTCGAGAAATAA